The Thermonema lapsum genome window below encodes:
- the queG gene encoding tRNA epoxyqueuosine(34) reductase QueG — MTPKAMRERHTALVKKIAAELGFDFCGISEATFLEEEAPRLEAWLKQAYHGKMHYMENHFDKRLDPRKLVEGARSVVSLLYNYYPPETLPQEGNLKLSKYAYGKDYHKVIKKKLKYFMQRLQSEVGEVHGRAFVDSAPVMDKVWAKRSGLGWIGKHSNLINRKMGSFFFIAELIIDLDLEPDGPIKDYCGTCTRCIDACPTGAIVAPYVVDGSRCISYLTIELKDNLPAEFKDKMQDWIFGCDICQDVCPWNRFARPHGEADFMPSEALKNMRRNDWIELTEEVFENLFRGSAVKRTGYEGLKRNIRFVTDEKKEPLAASKGR, encoded by the coding sequence ATGACACCGAAAGCAATGCGTGAGCGACATACAGCCCTTGTCAAAAAGATAGCCGCTGAGTTGGGATTTGATTTTTGTGGTATTTCCGAAGCTACTTTTTTGGAAGAAGAAGCGCCGCGTCTGGAAGCATGGCTCAAGCAGGCTTATCATGGCAAGATGCACTACATGGAAAACCACTTCGACAAGCGCTTAGACCCTCGCAAGTTGGTAGAGGGGGCACGCTCGGTGGTTTCGTTGCTTTACAATTACTATCCCCCCGAAACATTGCCTCAAGAAGGCAACTTGAAGCTATCGAAGTATGCCTATGGCAAAGATTACCATAAAGTCATCAAAAAGAAGCTGAAGTATTTCATGCAACGCTTGCAGAGCGAAGTGGGCGAGGTGCATGGGCGTGCTTTTGTGGATTCGGCACCTGTGATGGATAAAGTATGGGCAAAGCGCAGTGGTTTAGGATGGATAGGCAAGCATTCCAATCTCATCAACCGCAAAATGGGGAGTTTCTTTTTTATTGCTGAGTTGATTATTGACCTCGATTTGGAGCCCGATGGTCCCATAAAAGACTATTGCGGCACTTGTACGCGTTGTATCGATGCCTGCCCTACCGGTGCCATTGTGGCACCTTATGTGGTAGATGGCAGCCGCTGCATCTCTTATTTGACTATTGAGTTGAAGGACAATTTGCCCGCTGAATTTAAGGACAAAATGCAAGATTGGATTTTTGGTTGCGACATATGCCAAGACGTTTGTCCATGGAACCGTTTTGCCCGTCCGCATGGCGAAGCAGATTTTATGCCTTCAGAAGCGCTCAAAAACATGCGTCGCAACGATTGGATTGAGCTGACCGAAGAAGTTTTTGAAAATCTGTTTCGGGGGAGTGC
- the aceA gene encoding isocitrate lyase: protein MNKQEKIAQLVNDWNTNPRWKGIERPYTAEQVVALSGSLQIEYTLAKRGAEKLWKLLHTEPFVAGLGALTGNQAIQQAQAGLNAIYVSGWQVAADANLAGEMYPDQSLYPANSVPVLVKRINNAFMRADQLQTLLQEGNIDYFLPIVADAEAGFGGNLNAFELMKMMIEAGAAGVHFEDQLSSAKKCGHLGGKVLVPTQEAIQKLVAARLASDICAVPTVLIARTDADAANLITSDIDPRDHPFITGKRTAEGFYYVKNGIEQAIARGLSYAPYADLLWMETSHPDLGEAREFAEAIHEKYPGKLLAYNCSPSFNWAAKLSESEMATFREKLAEMGYKFQFITLAGFHSMNTAMFELAMAYKQHGMLGYSQLQQREFALQEKGFKAVKHQRFVGVPYFDAIQETVTGGLASTLAFKGSTEEEQF, encoded by the coding sequence ATGAACAAGCAAGAAAAAATCGCTCAATTGGTGAATGACTGGAACACCAATCCCCGTTGGAAGGGCATTGAACGTCCTTATACTGCCGAACAGGTAGTGGCTTTGAGTGGTAGCCTGCAGATAGAATACACTTTGGCAAAGCGCGGTGCCGAAAAGTTGTGGAAGCTGCTGCATACAGAGCCTTTCGTTGCAGGCTTGGGTGCACTTACCGGCAATCAGGCGATACAACAGGCGCAAGCAGGCTTGAATGCTATTTATGTGAGTGGCTGGCAGGTGGCTGCCGATGCCAATCTTGCTGGGGAAATGTACCCAGACCAAAGCCTTTATCCTGCCAACAGCGTGCCTGTGTTGGTGAAGCGCATCAACAATGCTTTTATGCGGGCAGACCAGCTGCAAACCCTCTTGCAAGAAGGCAATATCGATTACTTTTTGCCCATCGTGGCAGATGCCGAAGCCGGATTTGGGGGCAACTTGAATGCCTTTGAGCTGATGAAGATGATGATTGAGGCAGGGGCTGCCGGTGTGCACTTCGAAGACCAGTTGTCTTCGGCAAAAAAATGTGGTCATTTAGGTGGCAAGGTGCTGGTGCCTACGCAAGAGGCTATACAGAAACTGGTGGCGGCTCGTTTGGCTTCCGACATCTGTGCTGTGCCCACCGTGTTGATTGCACGTACCGATGCCGATGCAGCCAACCTGATTACCAGCGATATAGACCCTCGCGACCATCCTTTCATCACCGGCAAGCGCACCGCCGAAGGTTTCTACTATGTGAAGAATGGCATTGAGCAAGCCATTGCCCGTGGTTTGTCTTATGCACCTTACGCCGACTTGCTGTGGATGGAAACCTCACATCCCGATTTGGGAGAAGCACGGGAGTTTGCAGAGGCGATTCACGAGAAGTATCCCGGCAAGCTGTTGGCATACAACTGCTCGCCCTCTTTCAATTGGGCAGCCAAGTTGTCGGAATCCGAGATGGCTACTTTCCGCGAGAAGCTGGCTGAAATGGGCTATAAGTTCCAGTTCATTACTTTGGCAGGCTTCCATTCGATGAATACAGCCATGTTTGAGCTGGCTATGGCTTACAAGCAGCACGGTATGTTGGGCTACTCTCAATTGCAGCAACGCGAGTTTGCACTGCAAGAAAAAGGCTTCAAAGCCGTGAAGCATCAGCGCTTTGTGGGCGTGCCCTATTTCGATGCCATCCAAGAGACCGTAACCGGCGGCTTGGCTTCTACGCTCGCCTTCAAAGGTTCTACCGAAGAAGAGCAATTCTAA
- the aceB gene encoding malate synthase A: MSTSVTTEGVQVIAPLHERYQEILSPEALRFVAHLHRTFNEKRKALLAEREVRFQAISQGQPLTFPKETEGIRGGDWQVAPIPQDLQDRRVEITGPVDRKMIINALNSGAKVFMADFEDANSPTWTNCIEGQINLYDAIRRQIDFTAPNGKHYSLKDEVAVLKVRPRGWHLPEKHVLIDGEPVSASLFDFGLYFFHNAQELLARGSGPYFYLPKLESYQEAALWNEVFVEAQKYLDIPLGTIKATVLIETITAAFEMEEIIYALRDHMAGLNAGRWDYIFSVIKKFRKRPEVLFPDRAQVTMTVPFMRAYAMRLVQACHLHGAHAIGGMSAFIPSRQDEEVNRRAFDKVYQDKALEAHTGYDGTWVAHPDLVPVALRAFDEVLAGRVHQKEEKRSAAYMISEKELTNFHVEGGKITEQGVRTNINVGILYIESWLQGVGAAALYNLMEDAATAEISRAQLWQWLHNPHALWDDGRHLTPELYKRLKSEEVEKIKKLLGADRVATGKLQQAIALFDRLVLDENFVDFLTLPAYELLD, from the coding sequence ATGTCCACATCTGTTACTACCGAAGGCGTTCAAGTGATTGCTCCCTTGCACGAGCGCTACCAAGAAATATTAAGCCCCGAAGCCCTGCGCTTTGTGGCACACCTGCACCGCACTTTCAATGAAAAACGCAAAGCCCTCTTGGCAGAGCGTGAAGTGCGTTTTCAGGCTATCAGTCAAGGGCAACCCCTCACTTTTCCAAAAGAAACCGAAGGCATCAGGGGGGGAGACTGGCAGGTAGCGCCCATTCCGCAAGACCTGCAGGACCGGCGGGTAGAAATCACCGGTCCGGTTGACCGCAAGATGATTATCAATGCGCTCAACTCGGGTGCCAAAGTATTCATGGCTGACTTTGAAGATGCCAACTCGCCCACATGGACCAACTGCATCGAGGGGCAAATCAACTTGTATGATGCCATTCGCCGTCAGATAGATTTTACTGCGCCCAATGGCAAGCACTACAGCCTCAAAGACGAAGTGGCTGTATTGAAGGTGCGCCCTCGCGGGTGGCATCTGCCCGAAAAACATGTACTTATCGACGGCGAGCCTGTCTCGGCTTCTTTATTCGATTTTGGTTTGTACTTCTTCCACAATGCCCAAGAGCTGTTGGCACGAGGCTCCGGACCTTATTTCTATTTGCCCAAATTGGAAAGCTATCAAGAGGCTGCTTTGTGGAATGAGGTGTTTGTGGAAGCTCAAAAATACCTTGACATCCCGTTGGGCACTATCAAAGCCACTGTATTGATAGAAACCATCACGGCGGCTTTTGAAATGGAAGAAATCATTTACGCCCTGCGCGACCATATGGCAGGCTTGAATGCAGGCAGATGGGATTACATATTCAGCGTCATCAAGAAGTTCAGAAAGCGCCCGGAAGTGCTTTTCCCTGACCGCGCTCAGGTAACTATGACGGTGCCTTTCATGCGTGCTTATGCCATGCGGCTGGTACAGGCATGCCATTTACACGGAGCGCATGCCATCGGGGGCATGTCGGCTTTTATTCCCAGCCGCCAAGATGAAGAGGTAAATCGCCGGGCTTTCGATAAAGTGTATCAAGACAAAGCCCTGGAGGCGCATACCGGTTATGATGGCACTTGGGTGGCGCATCCCGACTTAGTGCCCGTGGCGTTGCGTGCCTTTGACGAGGTGCTCGCCGGCAGAGTGCACCAAAAAGAAGAAAAACGCTCTGCAGCTTATATGATTAGCGAAAAAGAATTGACCAATTTCCATGTGGAAGGAGGAAAGATTACTGAGCAGGGGGTACGCACCAACATCAACGTAGGCATTCTTTATATCGAATCGTGGCTACAAGGCGTGGGGGCTGCCGCCCTGTATAATCTAATGGAAGATGCGGCTACTGCCGAGATATCGCGTGCCCAACTGTGGCAGTGGCTGCACAATCCCCATGCTTTGTGGGACGACGGACGCCACCTTACCCCAGAACTGTATAAGCGCCTGAAATCCGAAGAGGTAGAAAAGATAAAAAAACTGTTGGGGGCTGACCGCGTGGCAACAGGCAAATTGCAACAAGCAATAGCGCTTTTCGACCGGCTGGTATTGGATGAGAACTTCGTTGACTTTTTGACTTTGCCAGCTTACGAACTTTTGGATTAA
- a CDS encoding helix-turn-helix domain-containing protein — translation MALHEQNIRLTFGLKLRQLRQEKGLSLQTLSQQTGISVSYLNEIEKGKKYPKADKIAALADALEVSYDWLVSLQLHPKLAPLAELLQSNLLQELPLDVLGIDKAKLIELLADAPAKLSAFVSTVVEISRNYDMQVEQFFFSVLRSYQEMHDNYFEDLEEAAADFRKRYLQNATTNSHTLAKVLSEQSGIRVIYEDFQDKSLHALRSVFIPKKRLLIINSRLSEAQRRFVLARELGFAYLALSPRPYTFSWVTVSAFEEVLNNFKASYFAGALLLPASDLLPQIEHLFALPAWQPDAWLELLGRYVVTPETLLHRFTNLLPHFLGLQELFFLRFSMDTASQKVLLTKEMHLGQLHNPHATALHEHYCRRWVSLQVLRSMQNQPHEGYLCDAQISEYIDSPNRYWVLTMARSLYPTPATLSSVSIGILVNDQARQKIHFLENAQLQRRAVGETCERCSAFDCKERVAPPLVLTQKQNNQARLQALQALIQRYEQS, via the coding sequence ATGGCACTTCATGAGCAAAATATTCGCCTAACCTTTGGACTTAAGCTGCGACAACTGCGCCAAGAAAAAGGTTTGTCGTTACAAACTCTTTCGCAGCAGACGGGCATTTCGGTGTCTTATTTGAACGAAATAGAAAAGGGCAAGAAATACCCCAAAGCCGATAAAATTGCAGCCTTGGCAGATGCCTTAGAAGTAAGCTACGACTGGTTGGTATCATTGCAATTGCATCCTAAGCTGGCACCTCTTGCAGAGTTGCTGCAGTCTAATCTACTTCAAGAGCTTCCTTTGGATGTACTGGGTATAGACAAAGCCAAACTCATAGAGCTACTGGCAGATGCCCCTGCCAAATTGAGTGCTTTTGTGAGTACAGTGGTCGAAATCAGCCGCAATTATGACATGCAAGTGGAGCAATTCTTCTTTTCGGTGTTGCGTTCCTATCAAGAAATGCATGACAATTACTTCGAAGACTTGGAGGAAGCGGCTGCCGATTTCCGCAAACGTTATTTGCAAAATGCTACCACAAACAGCCATACACTTGCCAAGGTGCTATCGGAGCAAAGCGGCATTCGGGTAATTTACGAAGACTTCCAAGACAAAAGCTTGCATGCACTTCGTTCGGTTTTCATTCCCAAAAAGCGCTTATTGATAATCAACTCTCGCCTGTCGGAAGCGCAGAGGCGTTTCGTACTGGCGCGAGAGCTGGGTTTTGCCTACCTAGCACTGTCGCCGCGCCCCTATACTTTTTCATGGGTTACGGTAAGTGCTTTTGAAGAGGTTCTAAACAACTTCAAAGCTTCCTATTTTGCAGGTGCCCTACTGCTCCCCGCCTCTGACTTATTGCCACAAATAGAACACTTATTTGCTCTGCCTGCATGGCAGCCCGATGCTTGGTTAGAGTTACTTGGGCGCTATGTAGTTACGCCTGAAACACTATTGCATCGCTTCACCAACCTTTTGCCCCATTTCTTAGGTTTGCAGGAGCTGTTTTTCTTGCGCTTTAGCATGGATACCGCCTCTCAGAAGGTGCTGCTTACCAAAGAGATGCACTTAGGGCAGCTGCACAACCCCCACGCTACTGCCTTGCACGAACACTATTGCAGGCGCTGGGTGTCTTTGCAGGTATTGCGCTCCATGCAAAACCAACCACACGAGGGCTACCTTTGTGATGCGCAAATATCGGAATACATAGACAGCCCCAACCGCTACTGGGTGCTCACCATGGCACGCTCCTTGTACCCCACGCCTGCCACCTTGAGCAGCGTGTCCATAGGTATTTTGGTGAACGACCAAGCGCGCCAGAAAATCCACTTCCTCGAAAATGCTCAACTGCAGAGGCGAGCCGTAGGCGAAACCTGTGAGCGCTGCAGTGCTTTTGATTGCAAAGAACGGGTTGCTCCTCCGCTTGTATTGACCCAGAAGCAAAACAACCAAGCGCGTTTGCAAGCTCTACAAGCCCTGATACAACGCTATGAACAATCGTAA
- a CDS encoding 4a-hydroxytetrahydrobiopterin dehydratase codes for MQWKEDKNTLVAQVEFADFKQAFAFMVQVALLAEQLNHHPDWRNVYNRVEIKLSTHDAGGVVTEKDRQMAEAISRLYAQWDKK; via the coding sequence ATGCAGTGGAAAGAAGATAAGAACACTTTAGTTGCTCAAGTAGAGTTTGCCGATTTCAAACAGGCATTTGCCTTTATGGTACAGGTAGCGCTTCTTGCCGAGCAGCTCAATCATCATCCTGACTGGCGGAATGTGTACAATCGCGTGGAGATAAAACTGAGCACACACGATGCTGGCGGAGTGGTTACCGAAAAAGACCGACAGATGGCAGAAGCCATCAGCCGGTTGTATGCTCAATGGGATAAGAAATAA